The Changchengzhania lutea genomic sequence AGTTTGCATCGGCAGATAACAGCGTCGTGAACGTTTAGTTATTTCTTAACTTAATAAAAAGCGTTTTCCTATCCGGAGAAGCGCTTTTTTTATACCGCTACAATACCCTTTATATGGGGATGTGGATTATAATCCACAAGTGTAAAATCTTCAAACCTAAAATCAAAAATATCATTGACTTCAGGATTGAGTATCATTTTTGGAAGTGGCCTTATATCTCTTGAAAGTTGAAGCTCTAACTGCTCAAAATGGTTGCTATAAATATGCGCATCACCAAAGGTGTGAATAAATTCTCCAGCTTCGTATCCGCAAACTTGAGCCATCATCATGGTAAATAGGGCATAAGAGGCTATGTTGAAAGGCACTCCTAAAAATATATCGGCACTACGTTGATAGAGCTGGCAGGATAATTTCCCATTAGCTACATAAAACTGAAAAAAAGCGTGGCACGGAGGAAGCGCTGCTTTTCCATTGGCAACGTTTTCTTCAAACGATTTGGAAGTATCTGGTAATACGGAAGGATTCCAAGCAGACACCAACATTCTCCTACTGTCTGGATTCGTTTTTAAGGTCTCAACAATATCTTTAATTTGATCAATCTCATCACTGTTCCAATTCCGCCACTGGTGTCCGTAAACAGGTCCTAAATCACCATCGTCATCCGCCCAGTCATTCCAGATTCTTACGCCATTCTCTGTTAAATACTTGATGTTAGTATCGCCTTTCAAGAACCAAAGCAGTTCATGAACTATAGATTTTAAATGCAGTTTTTTGGTGGTAACCATGGGGAAGCCCTCGCTTAAATCGAACCGTATTTGGTATCCGAAAACACTTTTAGTTCCAGTGCCTGTACGGTCTTGCTTTTCATTTCCATGCTCTAATACATGCTTAACTAGGTCGTGATATTGCTTCATAGTTGTCATTCCTGCAAAGGCAGGAATCTCATAATTAATTAAAAAATTAGCTGCAATTTAAGATAAAATTTTGCTGAAACGAATTTAAGTAAAATGATGTTTGTGAGCTTATTTTTAATAATAATAAATATCAAAAGTTATTAACGGATATTGAAAACGAGAAATGGATCTTAACTTATATTTAAAAAGATGGCAGAGTATATTTTTTTAAGATGTTATACTGTTACTGTAATACTAAGAGATTCCTGCCTTTGCAGGAATTGATTACCCAATGATCATACCCGCAATAGTCGCAGAAATTAGAGAAGCAATCGTACCACCAAGTAACGCTTTCATGCCAAACTTAGATAGGTTTTTTCTTTGTCCGGGCGCCAAAGAACCAATTCCTCCAATTTGAATACCTATCGATGCAAAATTCGCAAAACCACAAAGCATATAGGTAGCCATGATGATGGATTTTTCATAATTCAGGTGAATAGCATTTGAGACATTTTTTAAATCGGCCAATTGAATATATCCTATAAATTCACTAGCTGCCAATTTAATGCCTAACAATTGTCCCATCAGTGCCATGTCTTCCCTAGCGACGCCAATAAGCCACATTAAAGGGGCAAACACATAGCCTAGAACAAACTCCAATGATAAGGCGGAGTAAGGCGTGTTATTGGCAACCCAACTGTTTAATGTGGACACGTCGCCAACCCATCCTAAAATACCATTAAACATGGCAATGAACGCTACAAATACCAAAAGCATGGCACCGACATTTACTGCGAGTTTTAAACCTTCTGTGGTACCATTTGCAATGGCATCTAAAAAGTTAGAGCCTATCTTTTCTTGTGAAACCTTCACGTCATTATTTACTTTTTCGGTTTGGGGATATAATATTTTTGAAATCACAATAGCTCCTGGGGCTGCCATCACAGAGGCTGCCAACAAGTGTTTCGCATAAAAAAGTCTTAACCCCACATCGTCACCGCCTAGAAAACCAATATATGCTGCTAAAACAGCACCGGCAACGGTTGCCATACCACCAATCATGACCAGTAGTATTTCGGACTTGTTCATTTTTTCTAAATATGCCTTAATTAAGAGCGGGGCTTCCGTTTGACCTAAAAAGATGTTTCCTGCAACACTTAAACTTTCTGCACCAGATATTTTTAAGGCTTTTGAAAGTAACCAAGCCATAGCTTTCACAACCCTTTGGATAATACCTAAGTAAAAAAGAACAGAGGTTAGTGCAGAGAAAAATATTATGGTTGGCAGCACTTGAAAGGCAAAAATAAAGCCGAAAGTATCCATGTCTACCACCAATCCTTCGAATAAAAATTTACTACCAGCTCTGGTAAAATCCAAGACATTGATAAATAAACCACCAATAAACTCAAAAATACTTTTAATAAATTCAACCTTTAATACACCAATAGCTATTAGTAATTGAAAAGCTAGTCCAATACCTACTATTTTCCAATCTATGGCCTTCCTATTGTTACTGAATAGAAAAGAAATAAAGATTAAAGTGATCATTCCTAATACGCCACGCCATAAGCTGGTGATAGAAAATCCCTGATTTGGAACAATGGGTGTAGCGCCTTCTGCAAGAACACTATTTTGTTGAAGTTCTTGTTGCGCCTTGAATTTATAAATACTATTGTTTTCTGAAAAGACTAGAGTAGAATCTGTTAATTCTGAAATTTTGAATTTTTTAATAGTGTCATTAGGTGTATTGAAGTAAAACACCAATAAATTATTTTGATAAATAAAATCACCTGCATAATTATTGTTTTCTGCATCAACGGCATAATTAAATTCGCCATTATCTAAAACCAAAATACCCGAATCGGAGGGTTCAAATGTATTAGACACACTATCGTTAGCGTTTTCAATGGCATCAAATAACCAGGTTTTATTAAGGTCTTGTGCAAAAAAAGTAGTTGTAGATACAAGAAAAAGAGTGACTACTAAAAACAGTGATTTCATAAAGGTGGGCGTGTTATTCTCTTTTCGAGATTTCATCACGAATATGTGCTGCTCTTTCGTAATCTTCGTTCGAGACTGCTTCGTCTAAAAGATTGTGAAGCTCTTCAATGGTTTTACCTTTTAAATTTTCTTTCGGTGATGCTGGTTCCAACTCATTAGCTATCAAATCGTCCACTAAAATACTATCTCGGTTTTCATCATCTTCATCCTCCTTTTTAGGATTTACCTTTAAGTAAATACCCGCTTTATCCAGAATGTTTTTATAAGTGAAAATGGGCGCTTGAAAGCGTAAAGCCAAGGCTATGGCATCACTTGTACGAGCATCAATGATTTCTTCAATTTTATCGCGTTCGCAAATTAAACTTGAGAAAAACACGCCATCCACCAATTTGTGAATAATGACTTGTTTGACGACAATATCAAAACGGTCGGCAAAATTTTTGAATAAATCGTGGGTTAGCGGTCGTGGTGGGCTAATTTCTTTTTCCAAAGCAATGGCTATCGATTGTGCTTCGAAGGCACCAATAACTATAGGTAATTTTCTGTCACCATCTACTTCATTTAATATCAACGCGTAGGCCCCATTTTGGGTCTGGCTGTAAGAGATTCCTTTTATGTTTAATTTTACTAAACTCATATCTTTTAAAAACGCAAAGAACTGTTTAAATTAGAACTTTACCAAACCGGCTTATGCAGATTTATAAATAAAATGCTAATTAAGCAGTTCTGTACTACCACACAATTTATAAAAAATTATTTATTGTTGTGCTTTAAAGGTCTTTAATTTTTCTATAAGTTGAGGAACCACTTCAAAAGCATCACCAACTACACCGTAATCTGCAGCCTTAAAAAATGGCGCTTCAGGATCTGTGTTGATAACCACTTTAACTTTAGAGGCGTTTATACCTGCCAAATGTTGAATGGCACCTGAGATACCAATAGCAATATACAAATTGGCTGCTACGGGTTTTCCCGTTTGCCCAACGTGCTCACTGTGTGGCCGCCATCCCAAATCTGAAACCGGTTTAGAACATGCTGTGGCAGCACCTAAGACATCGGCTAATTCTTCAATCATACCCCAATTTTCTGGGCCTTTCATACCACGACCTGCTGATACAACAATTTCTGCATCGGCAATAGACACTTTATCGGTAGCTTTATCTACAGATTCTACGGTCACTCCTAAATCTGGAATGGATGGCGAAAAGTCTTCCGCAGCAGCGTTACCTGTATTTTCAACCAATCCGAATGAATTGTTAGACACACCAATGACTTTTATATCGGTATTAATTTCTGTCATTTCAAAAGCTTTATTGGTAAAAGCCGTGCGTTTTACCGTGAACGGAGCTGTACTAGTGGGTGCCTCAATAACGTTTGAGGCATAACCCGCCTGTAAACCAACAGCTAAAATTGGCGCCAAATATTTACTGTCTGCGCTAGAACTTATAACAACCACTTTAACACTTTCTTTTTCAGCAGCTTGCTGAATGGCATTGGCGTATGCTTTGGCATTAAATGTTTCTAACTGTGCATTATTAACTTTTAGAACCTTATCTACGCCATAATGTCCTAACTCTGAAGCATCCTCTACATTAATGGTAATGGCCGTTACAGTAGTTCCCATGTTGTCGGCAACTGCTTTGGCATAAGAGGCAACTTCTAAAGCTACTTTTTTAAATTTTCCTTTTTCTGATTCGGTATATACTAAAACTGACATATTTAATATTTTTTTGTCATTCCCAACAAAGGTGGGAATCTTAAATTTGTTTTTGGTCTCCCCTCAAGGGGAGACTTAGAGGGGTGTATAACAGTCCCCTAGTTCCCTTCCTTCGGAAGGGTTATATAACTTTTGCTTCGTTATGAAGTAAGCTAATTAATTCGTCTAAATTATCTGGAGATACTAAGGTAACAGCGCCTTTTGCTGCTGGCTTTTGAAAACCAACCGAAGTTGTAGCTGCCTTTGCATTTACAGATTCTAAAAGGGTTAATGGTTTTTTTCTGGCCATCATAATACCACGCATGTTCGGGATACGTAAATCGCTCTCTTCTACCAGTCCTTTTTGACCACCAATAACTAAAGGAAGTGTTGTCGATACGGTTTCTTTACCACCGTCAATTTCTCTCACCGCTTTAGCCTTAGTCCCATCAACTTCTAAACTAATGCAATTATTTACAAAGTTAGCGTTGGTTAAGGCTGCAAGCATTCCCGGAACCATACCACCATTGTAATCTATAGATTCACGTCCAGCAATAACCAAATCATAACCACCATCTTCTACAACTTTAGCCAATTCTTTAGCAACAGAAAAACCATCGGTCGCTGCCGTATTCACACGAATAGCCGTATCTGCTCCAATAGCCAATGCTTTTCGTAACGTAGGTTCGGTTTCTGCACCACCAACATTAACTACAGTAAGCTCGGCACCTTGTTTTTCCTTAAACCACATGGCACGTGTTAAACCGAATTCATCATTTGGGTTAATTACAAATTGCACCCCATTGGTGTCAAATTTTGTGTCGTTCTCTGTGAAATTAATTTTAGATGTTGTATCAGGAACATGACTAATGCACACTAATATTTTCATAAGTTTTATGATTTTTTAGAGTCTGAATATGTTTTGAATCCTTTAAAAATTGAAGTCGTAACACATATAAAGACCAATCGTTTAGTTGAGGTCACGAAGTTAATTATTTTATTCTGATTTTTTACTATGCGTGCATAGTAAATTTTAAATAAATCTTTTAAGAGTGTGTTTCATTTATTGTTATTTTTGCAATTCGATTTAAAACACACTTAATGAAGACTATTCAATTTAGAGAAGCTATTTGCGAGGCGATGAGCGAAGAGATGCGCAGAGATGAAAGCGTTTATTTAATGGGTGAGGAAGTTGCAGAATATAACGGGGCTTATAAAGCATCAAAAGGGATGTTAGATGAGTTCGGTGCAAAGCGTGTTATCGATACTCCTATTGCAGAGCTTGGTTTTGCAGGCATCGCTATTGGCTCTACAATGACGGGTAATCGTCCTATTGTGGAATACATGACTTTTAACTTTTCTCTAGTTGGAATCGATCAAATTATAAATAATGCAGCGAAAATAAGACAAATGTCTGGTGGGCAGTTTAAGTGTCC encodes the following:
- a CDS encoding electron transfer flavoprotein subunit alpha/FixB family protein, coding for MSVLVYTESEKGKFKKVALEVASYAKAVADNMGTTVTAITINVEDASELGHYGVDKVLKVNNAQLETFNAKAYANAIQQAAEKESVKVVVISSSADSKYLAPILAVGLQAGYASNVIEAPTSTAPFTVKRTAFTNKAFEMTEINTDIKVIGVSNNSFGLVENTGNAAAEDFSPSIPDLGVTVESVDKATDKVSIADAEIVVSAGRGMKGPENWGMIEELADVLGAATACSKPVSDLGWRPHSEHVGQTGKPVAANLYIAIGISGAIQHLAGINASKVKVVINTDPEAPFFKAADYGVVGDAFEVVPQLIEKLKTFKAQQ
- a CDS encoding electron transfer flavoprotein subunit beta/FixA family protein, whose product is MKILVCISHVPDTTSKINFTENDTKFDTNGVQFVINPNDEFGLTRAMWFKEKQGAELTVVNVGGAETEPTLRKALAIGADTAIRVNTAATDGFSVAKELAKVVEDGGYDLVIAGRESIDYNGGMVPGMLAALTNANFVNNCISLEVDGTKAKAVREIDGGKETVSTTLPLVIGGQKGLVEESDLRIPNMRGIMMARKKPLTLLESVNAKAATTSVGFQKPAAKGAVTLVSPDNLDELISLLHNEAKVI
- a CDS encoding bifunctional nuclease family protein; its protein translation is MSLVKLNIKGISYSQTQNGAYALILNEVDGDRKLPIVIGAFEAQSIAIALEKEISPPRPLTHDLFKNFADRFDIVVKQVIIHKLVDGVFFSSLICERDKIEEIIDARTSDAIALALRFQAPIFTYKNILDKAGIYLKVNPKKEDEDDENRDSILVDDLIANELEPASPKENLKGKTIEELHNLLDEAVSNEDYERAAHIRDEISKRE
- a CDS encoding thymidylate synthase, with the translated sequence MKQYHDLVKHVLEHGNEKQDRTGTGTKSVFGYQIRFDLSEGFPMVTTKKLHLKSIVHELLWFLKGDTNIKYLTENGVRIWNDWADDDGDLGPVYGHQWRNWNSDEIDQIKDIVETLKTNPDSRRMLVSAWNPSVLPDTSKSFEENVANGKAALPPCHAFFQFYVANGKLSCQLYQRSADIFLGVPFNIASYALFTMMMAQVCGYEAGEFIHTFGDAHIYSNHFEQLELQLSRDIRPLPKMILNPEVNDIFDFRFEDFTLVDYNPHPHIKGIVAV
- a CDS encoding nucleoside transporter C-terminal domain-containing protein, which codes for MKSRKENNTPTFMKSLFLVVTLFLVSTTTFFAQDLNKTWLFDAIENANDSVSNTFEPSDSGILVLDNGEFNYAVDAENNNYAGDFIYQNNLLVFYFNTPNDTIKKFKISELTDSTLVFSENNSIYKFKAQQELQQNSVLAEGATPIVPNQGFSITSLWRGVLGMITLIFISFLFSNNRKAIDWKIVGIGLAFQLLIAIGVLKVEFIKSIFEFIGGLFINVLDFTRAGSKFLFEGLVVDMDTFGFIFAFQVLPTIIFFSALTSVLFYLGIIQRVVKAMAWLLSKALKISGAESLSVAGNIFLGQTEAPLLIKAYLEKMNKSEILLVMIGGMATVAGAVLAAYIGFLGGDDVGLRLFYAKHLLAASVMAAPGAIVISKILYPQTEKVNNDVKVSQEKIGSNFLDAIANGTTEGLKLAVNVGAMLLVFVAFIAMFNGILGWVGDVSTLNSWVANNTPYSALSLEFVLGYVFAPLMWLIGVAREDMALMGQLLGIKLAASEFIGYIQLADLKNVSNAIHLNYEKSIIMATYMLCGFANFASIGIQIGGIGSLAPGQRKNLSKFGMKALLGGTIASLISATIAGMIIG